In the genome of Streptomyces aquilus, the window ACCGACATCCAGCGCTCCCTTCCCGTTGCCCCGGGCGTGCACGTCTGAGTTCCCGGGAGCGCTGCACGCAGCCTGTATCCCGGAGGAACCCATGACCGGTCTGGTCATCCGCGCGCTCGACGAGAGCACCGCCCACGAATTCGACACGCTTCCCGACCCCCTCGGCGTGCGCGCCGCGCACCCGCTGACCCGGCACCGCCCCGACTGGCAGCGGATCGCCCTGCGCGACGGCCGGATCGTCGCCCGCGCCGCCTGGTGGGGTGGCCCCGACGACACCGAGCCGCTCTGCGTCGACCGCCTCGACCTGGCCGAGGGGGAGACCGAGGCGGCGGCGGAACTGCTGCGCACGGCGCCCTGGCGCGTCGACATCGACTTCAGCCTGCCGCCCGGCTGGCGCGAGGACCCGGCCCTGCGCCCCGCCGTCGAGGCCCGCTTCGACGCCGCGCGCGCCGCCGGGTACGAACTCCTCGTAGAGCGCTTCCACTACCGCTGGACCCCCGACTGCGGCCTGCCCGAGCGGACCGGCCGCCTCATCTACGGCCCCGAGCCCGA includes:
- a CDS encoding GNAT family N-acetyltransferase, which codes for MTGLVIRALDESTAHEFDTLPDPLGVRAAHPLTRHRPDWQRIALRDGRIVARAAWWGGPDDTEPLCVDRLDLAEGETEAAAELLRTAPWRVDIDFSLPPGWREDPALRPAVEARFDAARAAGYELLVERFHYRWTPDCGLPERTGRLIYGPEPDDAVFFDALRRIHSVTLDAHSAKAAEEGGLDRAAQEELDFFRWCPSPREWWQVARTPDGELAGIHIPARNHQAPIVAFIGVVPEQRGHGYAYDLLTECTHYLVEQSAEYIVAATDQGNFPMAAHFAKAGYPVTRERVNFHLPADAR